From Gimesia panareensis, the proteins below share one genomic window:
- a CDS encoding sulfatase family protein codes for MHQRNKQSSWFVWCLLVATCLMLSPAVVAGPPNILLIVSEDNGPELGCYGDPYAQTPHLDQLAAEGVRFEHAFVPYSVCSPSRACFLTGRYPHQNGQIGLATHKFAMYRKETPNFVTLLKQKGYYTGLIGKLHVNPESAFPFDYRAIPGANFNRRQPVTAYADKASEFFQQAKTRPWFLSVNFPDAHLPFLKQVHGRPAQPLSADDVKPMPWVGVDTPRVREQVANYYNCLARLDTGVGLLLDELEKTGTAVNTLVIYIGDHGAQFPRGKGSVYEGGLRVPLIVRWPGVAQPGLVRTELVSTVDLLPTALAAAGMEVPQDLPGRDLKPLLTAGSVKDWREYIFGFTTGSFPRNCYIQHSLRDKRYKLISNPRPGTKNLIAGSYLDESHPHFVISGATAADQKTISPQVKAAFTRWSTPPRYELYDLQQDPYEWNNLEDDPDYAETKQRLIDALTALQQQTRDPFLDQGNVEAFVKEQLAHRDMKYSQQKQFRWSYLDAFADWRAAQPN; via the coding sequence ATGCATCAGAGAAATAAACAATCGAGCTGGTTTGTCTGGTGTCTGCTGGTTGCCACATGCCTGATGCTGAGCCCCGCCGTCGTGGCGGGTCCTCCGAACATTCTGTTGATCGTTTCCGAGGACAATGGCCCTGAGCTGGGCTGCTACGGAGATCCGTATGCGCAGACGCCGCACCTGGATCAGCTGGCAGCGGAGGGGGTGCGATTTGAGCATGCGTTTGTGCCCTACTCCGTCTGTTCGCCTTCGCGGGCCTGTTTTCTGACCGGGCGGTATCCCCATCAGAACGGACAGATTGGCCTGGCGACACACAAATTCGCGATGTACCGCAAAGAGACTCCCAATTTTGTCACGCTGCTGAAACAGAAAGGTTACTACACGGGTCTGATCGGCAAGCTGCACGTCAATCCGGAATCGGCCTTTCCGTTTGACTACCGGGCGATCCCCGGTGCAAATTTTAACCGTCGCCAGCCGGTGACGGCTTACGCCGACAAAGCGAGTGAATTTTTTCAGCAGGCCAAAACGCGTCCCTGGTTTTTATCGGTCAACTTTCCCGATGCCCATCTGCCGTTCCTGAAACAGGTGCATGGCAGACCGGCTCAGCCCCTGTCTGCTGATGATGTGAAGCCGATGCCCTGGGTGGGTGTCGATACGCCCCGGGTGCGGGAACAGGTCGCCAACTATTACAACTGCCTGGCGCGACTGGACACTGGCGTGGGACTGCTGCTGGACGAACTGGAGAAAACGGGAACAGCTGTGAATACGCTGGTCATTTACATCGGCGATCACGGTGCCCAGTTCCCCCGCGGGAAAGGGAGCGTCTATGAAGGGGGCCTGCGTGTCCCGCTGATAGTCCGCTGGCCAGGTGTCGCGCAGCCGGGGCTGGTGCGCACGGAACTGGTTTCCACGGTAGACCTGTTACCTACCGCTCTGGCTGCAGCCGGAATGGAGGTTCCTCAGGATCTACCGGGGCGGGACCTGAAACCGCTGCTGACCGCAGGTTCTGTGAAAGACTGGCGCGAGTATATTTTCGGCTTCACCACCGGTTCCTTTCCGCGGAACTGCTATATTCAACATTCTCTCCGAGACAAGCGTTATAAATTGATCTCGAATCCTCGTCCGGGGACCAAAAATCTGATTGCCGGCAGTTACCTGGATGAATCGCATCCGCACTTTGTGATTTCCGGGGCGACCGCCGCTGACCAGAAAACAATCTCGCCCCAGGTGAAAGCGGCTTTCACCCGCTGGTCGACGCCGCCCCGGTACGAACTGTATGACCTGCAGCAGGATCCGTATGAATGGAACAACCTGGAAGACGATCCCGACTATGCTGAAACGAAGCAACGTCTGATTGACGCCCTGACAGCGCTCCAGCAACAGACGCGGGATCCCTTTCTCGATCAGGGAAACGTCGAGGCGTTCGTCAAAGAACAGTTGGCACATCGCGACATGAAATACAGCCAGCAGAAACAGTTCCGCTGGTCTTATCTCGATGCCTTTGCTGACTGGCGCGCTGCTCAACCGAACTGA
- a CDS encoding alpha/beta hydrolase fold domain-containing protein gives MPQTHFLFYQRACFSLFVLCFFLGMGINAIPVAAQDFSIPSTISPEAQKALAGFSRAAATAPLPAADDLAGWKAVQEKIEQKRAAANAEVVKKYQPEITPRKLGGVPVLDIKPKGWKESKQVLVYTHGGAYTMYSARSRLMSAVPMAGETGFRVISVNYTLAPVGKWQEVTDQVVTVVQTLIKEGHSLNDIAMYGESAGGGLAAGAVLKLRDKGLGMPAAVVLWSPWADITETGDTYTTLQQADPLLYYPHNLKHCADAYADPKDQKHPYVSPVYGDYSKGFPPTLIQAGTKEIFLSNAIRQYQAIDTAGIPAKLDLYEGMWHIFQVFNYELPESKLARKKVKAFLQQHVGKQGSTDP, from the coding sequence ATGCCGCAGACGCACTTCCTGTTTTATCAACGTGCCTGTTTCTCTCTTTTTGTTCTCTGTTTCTTCTTAGGAATGGGGATCAATGCGATTCCCGTAGCGGCACAGGACTTTTCCATTCCCTCGACGATTTCTCCCGAGGCACAGAAAGCCCTTGCTGGCTTCAGTCGTGCTGCTGCCACGGCACCACTCCCGGCTGCCGATGATCTGGCTGGGTGGAAAGCAGTGCAGGAAAAAATCGAACAGAAACGGGCGGCTGCCAATGCAGAAGTCGTCAAAAAATATCAGCCGGAAATCACGCCGCGCAAGCTGGGGGGCGTTCCTGTACTCGACATCAAACCTAAGGGCTGGAAAGAGAGCAAACAGGTGCTCGTCTACACGCACGGCGGCGCTTACACGATGTACAGCGCCCGTTCCCGGCTGATGAGTGCCGTCCCCATGGCGGGCGAGACCGGGTTTCGTGTGATCTCGGTCAACTACACTCTGGCTCCGGTAGGGAAATGGCAGGAAGTCACCGATCAGGTCGTGACGGTGGTCCAGACCTTGATCAAGGAAGGGCACTCTCTGAATGACATCGCAATGTATGGTGAATCCGCAGGGGGCGGCCTGGCGGCAGGCGCTGTACTCAAGCTGCGAGACAAGGGGCTGGGCATGCCCGCTGCCGTGGTGCTCTGGTCACCCTGGGCTGATATCACGGAAACCGGCGATACATACACGACACTCCAGCAGGCCGATCCGCTGTTGTACTATCCGCACAATCTCAAACATTGTGCAGACGCCTATGCGGATCCCAAAGATCAGAAGCATCCCTATGTCTCACCTGTCTACGGCGACTACTCTAAAGGCTTTCCACCAACGTTGATTCAGGCAGGGACCAAAGAGATATTTCTAAGCAACGCCATCCGCCAGTACCAGGCCATCGATACGGCAGGCATTCCTGCCAAACTCGATCTCTACGAAGGCATGTGGCACATCTTCCAGGTCTTCAACTACGAACTTCCGGAATCAAAACTGGCAAGAAAAAAAGTGAAAGCGTTTCTGCAGCAGCATGTGGGGAAGCAGGGCTCAACAGATCCCTGA
- a CDS encoding BlaI/MecI/CopY family transcriptional regulator yields MGKKQKSEQSATSMTDVEWVIMNVVWEQEPCAAGTVQEALADSHGWAYSTVKTTMDRMVTKGLLTRKAIRNLNLFSSAISPDKAKRGELKRLLRRAFNGALTPMLQFLVEEEELTPDEIQQLRELIKQAGRKSE; encoded by the coding sequence ATGGGTAAAAAACAAAAATCGGAACAATCAGCTACATCGATGACCGACGTTGAATGGGTCATCATGAACGTCGTCTGGGAGCAGGAACCCTGTGCAGCGGGAACCGTACAGGAAGCATTGGCGGATTCCCACGGCTGGGCTTACAGTACGGTCAAGACCACCATGGACCGGATGGTGACCAAGGGACTGCTGACCAGAAAGGCAATCCGCAATCTGAATCTTTTCAGCTCTGCTATCAGCCCGGATAAGGCGAAGCGGGGGGAACTGAAACGCCTGTTAAGACGCGCGTTTAACGGTGCTTTAACGCCGATGCTGCAGTTCCTTGTCGAGGAGGAAGAACTGACTCCGGACGAGATTCAGCAGCTCCGGGAGTTAATCAAACAGGCGGGGCGGAAATCAGAGTAA
- a CDS encoding GNAT family N-acetyltransferase, with protein sequence MRPNLQPLEDPDQLNQLALEARSLGQHMVERLQQEWWNGSNRFDQDGEFVLIAVQNECIVGVCGLNRDPYCSGNDTGRVRRLYVSAAVRRQGIGRLLVKAIQQRCPGVFTQLQLRTHSPEADAFYRALGFRPVDGDPTCTHAWRVLS encoded by the coding sequence ATGCGCCCCAACCTGCAACCACTGGAAGATCCCGATCAGCTGAACCAGCTGGCGCTGGAAGCCCGCAGCCTGGGCCAACACATGGTCGAGCGGCTGCAGCAGGAGTGGTGGAACGGGAGCAACCGTTTTGATCAGGACGGTGAATTCGTTCTGATAGCGGTGCAGAATGAATGCATCGTTGGTGTCTGCGGTCTGAATCGGGATCCGTACTGCTCAGGCAATGATACCGGCCGTGTGCGACGGCTGTATGTGTCTGCTGCTGTTCGTCGCCAGGGTATCGGCCGCCTGCTGGTAAAAGCGATTCAACAACGTTGTCCGGGTGTATTCACCCAACTTCAGCTGCGAACGCATTCCCCGGAAGCGGATGCTTTTTACCGGGCACTGGGATTCAGGCCTGTGGACGGTGATCCAACTTGTACTCATGCGTGGCGGGTGCTGTCGTAG
- a CDS encoding IS1380 family transposase, translating to MGDSQNQDLRVSFDSRLKLKFCGSQVTTDAGLLAYRELDAALGLTEMGGDVLSDSRPGRNKQHQLVPLLRQSIYSRLAGYEDVNDAERLCVDPVLRHVVGGRASQPDKQAASSSEVGRFETQILSTQRNLTALMKLSGRWINNLHRRRPLKELILDLDSSVSETYGRQQGAAYNGHFACLCYHPLFLFNQHGDLEYAMLRRGNKASAKYWRKVLLPVIERYRHLDIPKFFRGDAAFAIPALYRVLEKADYRYAIRLKANAVLEREISHLLTRPVGRPSHKPKVCYHSFQYQAKSWQRSRRVVAKVEWHAGELFPRVGFIVTNLNQHSKNVVKFYNGRGTAEQWIKEGKNAVRWTKLSCRTFKDNQARLQLFALAYNLGNFLRRLALPKPIQNWSLTTLREKLVKVGAKVTRHAKYVFFQLAEVAVPRRLFAAILDRIARLAIPPPVTHDVKRKYIK from the coding sequence ATGGGTGACAGCCAAAACCAGGATTTACGGGTCAGTTTTGACAGCCGATTGAAGCTGAAGTTCTGCGGCAGTCAGGTCACCACCGATGCGGGACTACTGGCCTATCGGGAACTGGATGCAGCGCTCGGTCTGACGGAAATGGGCGGAGATGTGCTGAGCGATTCACGCCCGGGCCGCAACAAGCAGCACCAACTCGTGCCGCTGTTGCGTCAGTCGATCTACAGCCGACTGGCAGGCTACGAAGATGTCAATGACGCTGAGCGCTTGTGTGTGGACCCGGTGCTACGCCACGTGGTTGGCGGAAGGGCGAGTCAGCCGGATAAACAAGCGGCGTCAAGCAGCGAGGTGGGCCGTTTCGAGACGCAGATACTCAGCACGCAGCGCAATCTCACGGCACTGATGAAGCTCTCCGGACGCTGGATCAACAACCTCCACCGGCGGCGACCGCTCAAAGAACTCATCCTGGATCTGGACAGCTCGGTCAGTGAGACCTACGGCCGGCAACAGGGCGCGGCCTACAACGGCCACTTTGCATGCCTCTGTTACCATCCGCTGTTTCTGTTCAACCAGCATGGTGATCTGGAGTACGCGATGCTGCGGCGTGGCAACAAGGCCAGCGCGAAATACTGGCGGAAGGTGCTACTGCCGGTGATCGAACGGTATCGGCATTTGGACATTCCGAAGTTCTTCCGCGGCGATGCGGCGTTCGCCATTCCAGCGCTGTATCGTGTGCTGGAGAAAGCAGACTATCGTTACGCCATTCGCCTCAAAGCCAACGCCGTATTGGAGCGGGAAATCTCGCATTTGCTCACCCGTCCGGTCGGACGGCCTTCCCACAAGCCCAAGGTCTGTTATCACAGCTTCCAATATCAAGCAAAATCATGGCAGCGATCGCGTCGCGTGGTGGCCAAAGTTGAGTGGCACGCAGGCGAACTGTTCCCGCGTGTTGGATTCATCGTGACCAACTTGAACCAGCACTCGAAGAACGTCGTGAAGTTCTACAACGGTCGGGGCACCGCCGAGCAGTGGATCAAGGAAGGCAAGAACGCCGTCAGATGGACGAAGCTCTCCTGCCGGACGTTCAAAGACAACCAAGCTCGGTTGCAACTGTTCGCCTTAGCTTATAACCTCGGCAATTTCCTGCGGCGGCTGGCCTTGCCCAAGCCTATACAGAACTGGTCGCTGACGACGCTGCGGGAGAAGCTGGTCAAGGTTGGGGCCAAGGTAACCCGGCATGCCAAGTACGTATTCTTTCAACTGGCCGAAGTGGCTGTGCCACGGAGATTGTTCGCCGCAATTCTTGATCGGATTGCACGACTGGCAATTCCGCCGCCGGTCACGCATGACGTGAAGCGGAAGTATATCAAATAG
- a CDS encoding carboxypeptidase regulatory-like domain-containing protein, whose protein sequence is MAASGNDVIERLNHFGDMFWNFNSLMTLQVSVLVLVLLLLDLLLRHRVRAVTRYWLWSLVLLKLMLPVSLYSPLSAASWLSDWLPATSSVETASTGSTAETVTVSSPGALPTDSVSAGRHFISETMPEPRPLPVSIPASSPVDGPVPALPNLEVQQSATVPPLQLQPPAILLLSWLVVVTILSAFVVRRTLRVRRLTQQAELAPAELTTQMNDCARLLGLKQGAVQLKISMEAGSPAICGLWKPTIILPEHLLDKLNPVQFRQVFIHELSHWKRFDLQLNCLQTLLLILYFYNPLVWLAHVMLRRLREQAVDETVLVTLNGQSAQYSATLLDIASLTPIPDRASLQLLGILEPRKPLAQRIRRIISRPIPRSARLGLASFSLILLTGALLLPMSRLDRRLAAADEGAKPETSAVSENAKAEPETVTPGKKTPSKPAPPDKQKSPEKTSSASKYILSGRLTDPTGAPVTDAQITLLHKNGGRLRQTRTDQDGNYHFSEIYKPGEHRMMIKSERWVGIERSSECPRVDLSVNAHQVKNITLERACQLRIETVDEQGKPVSGVRVYSKSLSDTSGFSSDTVTTDRSGQVILGLKPSRDKYLIGTSSSDYAFGKLVIQLDDPGKIVTHQIVQRAGEGVIGNVLCSDGKPPVGWKINALPDWWNFGRSPSGYPITDKGDFILPHIAEGVYNVTVGVPAGGTTFRNETVLGKANLINQEQPLSLKLDYPSPASLVSLSGKLNFHGAGQPERGFWIYANSGDLTRDGSVYIRPGQTEFRIDPIQKGKYTLRIQSPGMEFKEDYKVVAPSKDLNLDVVVKGKPKLRGEVVQGDSSLTVEKFRVRAIKLRTLRGPNFVQSSRWQEVSNQGGDFTIEVNSPGVYRVEVAANGFAKMLSQEINTEENQGKPIQVKLTKGVTLTGTVKNEQGQPINGATVIPLSLSRGVMPGTLHKFVTENGAVKTVDGKFTIPHLAPGEEWLKVTHPDYDFAIVKDIDLAASPIPKVKVTLTQGGTVQGLVTDENGKPQPNVPLFFQDQSGYNGTAAREAGLLATVITDEEGRYSVSHLPNQICYVNRKEEWSSLGVVRQAVLPQNGKTSILNLGGPPKLTGRLKVNGNPLANTRILLAGENPNFGVFRAYTNTDSDGDFQFFGAGPGQRTLYYEVPHVRHRWVPVKSFELSSHDQKLGILDAQVGQLTVNCQPEAPDDMRLSLNEYDPVWTSGMQAGNLAPRTSNSAPLVFTQVTPGEYELIASRSGYPTVYQKVNVTSDNLNGKLTLSIPQGTATVQFKLDQELMKPENMMWLKLWSEDKRLLTRISPDKQGGFVAGHLPAGDYFLTQQDLRDSKKLLQFTLKQDEQKTLNLTFAQLNKPAPKPGFRVINVFTQEGVPLPGCHLQLQSSTGTISRHSQQNERQHFVGDPGTYDLTASYPGFQTLHRKVKLITSDDSGDYPDDLTLNLLLKPTEQ, encoded by the coding sequence ATGGCTGCATCCGGAAACGATGTTATCGAGCGACTCAATCACTTTGGCGACATGTTCTGGAACTTCAACTCACTCATGACCCTCCAGGTTAGTGTGCTGGTTTTAGTACTGTTGTTGCTCGATCTTTTGCTCCGTCACCGGGTACGGGCCGTCACCCGTTACTGGCTCTGGTCACTGGTCCTGCTCAAACTGATGCTCCCGGTCAGCCTCTATTCTCCGCTCAGTGCGGCCTCCTGGCTGTCCGACTGGCTTCCCGCTACATCCAGTGTAGAAACGGCGTCTACAGGCTCAACAGCCGAAACTGTGACAGTGTCGTCCCCAGGTGCCCTGCCGACAGATTCTGTTTCTGCTGGACGTCATTTTATTTCAGAGACCATGCCCGAGCCCCGCCCGTTGCCAGTGAGCATCCCCGCGAGTTCTCCTGTCGATGGTCCTGTCCCGGCTCTACCCAATCTGGAAGTTCAACAGTCAGCAACCGTGCCTCCACTCCAATTGCAGCCACCCGCAATTCTGCTGCTCAGCTGGCTGGTTGTTGTAACGATTCTCTCTGCATTTGTTGTGCGGCGTACCTTAAGAGTGCGGCGACTCACTCAACAGGCAGAGTTGGCACCGGCAGAACTCACTACTCAGATGAATGACTGCGCCCGGTTGCTGGGACTGAAGCAGGGAGCTGTGCAATTGAAAATCTCAATGGAAGCAGGGAGTCCTGCCATCTGCGGGCTCTGGAAGCCGACAATCATTTTGCCTGAGCACCTGCTGGATAAACTGAACCCGGTACAGTTTCGCCAGGTCTTCATTCACGAGTTGTCACACTGGAAACGCTTCGATCTGCAGTTGAACTGTCTGCAGACCCTGCTCTTGATCCTGTACTTTTATAATCCGCTGGTCTGGCTGGCACATGTAATGCTCAGGCGTCTGCGGGAACAGGCCGTGGATGAAACAGTGTTGGTTACACTCAATGGCCAGTCCGCTCAATATTCAGCGACGCTGTTGGATATTGCCTCGCTGACACCGATTCCCGACAGAGCCAGTCTGCAACTGCTGGGAATCCTGGAACCCCGTAAGCCGCTGGCGCAGAGAATCCGTCGGATTATCTCACGCCCCATTCCCCGGTCCGCCCGGCTGGGGCTGGCCAGTTTCTCTCTGATCTTGCTGACAGGCGCACTCCTGCTCCCCATGTCCCGGCTGGATCGGAGGCTCGCTGCTGCAGACGAAGGGGCAAAGCCAGAGACTTCAGCTGTTTCTGAAAATGCAAAAGCGGAACCTGAGACAGTGACTCCCGGGAAAAAGACACCCAGCAAACCGGCGCCCCCTGACAAACAGAAATCGCCAGAGAAAACATCTTCCGCATCAAAATACATCCTGAGTGGGCGCCTGACCGATCCTACCGGTGCTCCCGTGACCGATGCGCAAATTACTCTGCTCCATAAGAATGGGGGACGTCTACGGCAGACCAGAACGGACCAGGACGGGAACTACCATTTTTCAGAAATCTACAAACCGGGCGAGCATCGAATGATGATCAAGTCAGAGCGCTGGGTGGGCATCGAACGTTCTTCAGAATGTCCTCGGGTCGATCTCTCAGTCAATGCACACCAGGTGAAAAATATCACACTTGAACGTGCCTGCCAGTTACGTATTGAAACGGTTGATGAACAGGGCAAGCCTGTTTCGGGAGTCCGCGTTTACAGCAAATCTCTGTCAGATACGAGCGGTTTCAGCTCCGATACTGTCACTACGGATCGGTCGGGACAGGTGATACTGGGCTTGAAACCTTCCCGAGATAAGTATCTGATTGGTACATCGTCATCCGATTACGCCTTTGGAAAGCTGGTGATCCAACTGGATGACCCGGGGAAAATTGTCACACATCAAATCGTGCAACGAGCGGGAGAGGGAGTGATTGGCAATGTTCTCTGCTCGGATGGAAAGCCTCCGGTTGGCTGGAAGATCAATGCCCTGCCCGACTGGTGGAACTTTGGCAGATCACCTTCTGGTTATCCAATTACCGACAAAGGAGATTTTATTTTACCTCACATAGCAGAAGGGGTTTACAATGTGACGGTGGGAGTTCCCGCTGGAGGCACGACGTTCAGAAACGAGACGGTCCTTGGTAAGGCCAACTTGATCAACCAGGAACAGCCACTCTCGCTGAAGCTGGACTATCCATCACCGGCCTCCCTGGTCTCTCTTTCCGGTAAGCTCAACTTTCACGGCGCTGGTCAGCCGGAACGTGGATTCTGGATCTATGCGAATTCCGGTGATCTGACGCGTGACGGATCAGTCTATATCCGACCCGGACAAACAGAGTTTCGCATTGATCCCATCCAGAAGGGAAAATACACCTTGAGAATTCAGTCTCCCGGAATGGAATTCAAAGAGGATTACAAAGTGGTTGCCCCCTCGAAAGACCTGAATCTGGATGTGGTGGTCAAGGGAAAACCAAAACTGCGCGGTGAAGTAGTTCAGGGAGATTCCTCTTTGACAGTTGAGAAATTCCGGGTCCGTGCAATCAAACTCAGAACGCTGCGTGGTCCCAATTTTGTACAGAGTTCCCGCTGGCAGGAGGTCAGCAATCAGGGAGGTGATTTTACGATCGAAGTCAATTCACCCGGAGTGTACAGGGTTGAAGTCGCTGCGAATGGTTTCGCAAAAATGCTCAGTCAAGAGATCAATACCGAAGAAAATCAGGGGAAACCGATCCAGGTCAAACTGACAAAGGGTGTCACGCTGACGGGGACAGTTAAAAACGAACAGGGGCAGCCCATCAATGGTGCGACGGTGATTCCACTTTCGCTGTCCAGAGGCGTTATGCCGGGCACGTTGCATAAATTCGTAACGGAGAATGGTGCTGTGAAAACCGTCGACGGCAAATTCACAATCCCACACCTGGCTCCAGGGGAGGAGTGGTTAAAGGTCACACATCCGGATTACGACTTTGCGATTGTGAAAGATATTGATCTGGCAGCCAGTCCGATTCCGAAAGTTAAGGTGACTCTCACACAAGGCGGGACAGTGCAGGGGCTCGTCACGGATGAAAACGGAAAGCCGCAACCAAACGTGCCTCTCTTCTTCCAGGACCAGTCTGGCTATAACGGCACGGCAGCCCGCGAAGCCGGATTGCTGGCCACCGTGATTACTGATGAAGAAGGCCGGTATTCGGTTTCGCATCTTCCCAATCAGATCTGTTACGTGAATAGGAAAGAGGAATGGAGTTCCCTGGGCGTCGTACGTCAGGCCGTTCTGCCTCAAAATGGTAAAACCAGCATACTCAACCTGGGGGGACCACCCAAATTGACGGGCCGACTGAAAGTTAACGGAAATCCTTTAGCGAATACACGCATTTTGTTAGCCGGTGAAAACCCGAATTTTGGTGTCTTTCGTGCCTATACCAATACCGACAGCGACGGGGACTTCCAATTCTTCGGCGCGGGACCTGGCCAGCGGACCCTGTATTATGAAGTCCCCCATGTGCGTCATCGCTGGGTGCCGGTCAAATCGTTTGAGTTATCCTCTCATGATCAGAAGCTGGGTATCCTCGATGCGCAGGTCGGTCAACTGACTGTGAATTGTCAGCCCGAGGCACCGGATGACATGCGATTAAGTCTGAATGAGTACGACCCCGTCTGGACCTCTGGAATGCAGGCCGGAAATCTGGCACCACGGACCAGCAACAGTGCGCCATTGGTCTTCACCCAGGTAACACCTGGTGAATATGAACTAATCGCCTCTCGTTCCGGGTATCCTACTGTTTACCAGAAAGTGAATGTCACTTCGGACAATTTGAATGGTAAGCTCACTCTTTCGATTCCCCAGGGGACGGCGACTGTTCAATTCAAGCTGGACCAGGAACTGATGAAACCGGAAAACATGATGTGGCTCAAGCTCTGGAGCGAGGACAAACGGTTGCTGACCCGGATCAGCCCGGATAAACAGGGAGGATTTGTTGCCGGGCATCTTCCCGCGGGTGACTACTTCCTGACTCAGCAGGACCTGCGCGATTCAAAAAAACTGCTGCAGTTCACTCTCAAGCAGGACGAACAGAAAACCCTGAATCTGACTTTTGCACAGCTCAACAAGCCAGCTCCCAAACCCGGTTTCCGAGTGATCAATGTCTTCACACAGGAGGGAGTCCCGTTGCCCGGCTGTCATCTTCAACTGCAGAGCAGTACTGGCACAATCTCTCGACATTCTCAACAGAACGAACGCCAGCATTTTGTAGGAGACCCGGGAACTTACGACCTCACCGCGTCTTACCCGGGCTTTCAGACTCTGCATCGGAAAGTGAAACTGATCACCTCGGACGACTCCGGAGATTACCCGGACGACCTGACACTCAACCTGTTGTTGAAACCCACCGAGCAGTAA